A region from the Lolium perenne isolate Kyuss_39 chromosome 4, Kyuss_2.0, whole genome shotgun sequence genome encodes:
- the LOC127348231 gene encoding uncharacterized protein: MDANNDNNSSKSQNQQLEGEDRLSTLTDDILLSILGRLTAHMAARTSVLSTRWMHLPWLLPELSINVKEFLSGPCSDPAEENDMDQAMASLTNATRSFLAKPRKGSSISRLHLQLYLINTFLCDIGPLVDDAVSSDLLKDLDLTVHDETDPLDRTEEDMIQRAQDVDGFFTAYPTVLRCLTRLCLYNVCFGKLDINHILSDCCKQLKHLILFHSDSGECTPCKIDAPNSKLSILEINTCRFERLELVCLPKLERLEWNTWLSVYAPLSFGFVPSLGELKLSNGRSASHRGFKLSEVLDGATSIHTLTLDFQGENLWMPLQIKELCPAFNKIRKLSVCVL; this comes from the exons ATGGATGCCAACAACGATAATAACAGCTCCAAGAGCCAGAACCAA CAACTGGAGGGTGAAGATAGGCTCAGCACACTGACTGATGATATCTTACTCTCTATCTTGGGGAGACTCACTGCACATATGGCTGCAAGGACAAGTGTGCTCTCTACACGGTGGATGCATCTTCCTTGGTTGCTGCCTGAGCTCAGCATCAATGTCAAGGAATTCCTATCTGGTCCATGCTCTGACCCTGCTGAGGAAAATGATATGGATCAAGCTATGGCATCGTTAACAAATGCGACCAGGAGTTTCTTGGCTAAACCACGGAAAGGATCGAGCATTTCGAGGCTGCACCTTCAGCTATACTTGATCAACACTTTCTTATGTGACATTGGCCCACTTGTAGATGATGCAGTCAGTAGTGATTTGTTGAAAGATTTGGATCTCACCGTTCATGACGAAACAGATCCTCTTGACCGTACTGAGGAAGATATGATACAGCGAGCCCAGGACGTGGATGGTTTTTTCACTGCATACCCTACTGTGCTCCGTTGCCTCACAAGACTCTGTCTATATAACGTATGCTTTGGAAAATTGGACATCAACCATATCTTGTCTGACTGCTGCAAGCAACTAAAGCACCTAATCCTCTTTCATTCTGATAGTGGAGAATGCACTCCGTGTAAGATAGATGcaccaaactcaaaactaagTATTCTAGAAATCAACACGTGTCGCTTTGAGAGGCTTGAGTTGGTCTGTCTTCCAAAACTGGAGAGGCTCGAATGGAATACTTGGTTGTCTGTATATGCACCCTTGTCTTTTGGTTTTGTCCCATCTCTTGGGGAATTGAAACTATCAAATGGTAGATCAGCTTCGCATCGAGGGTTTAAATTAAGTGAGGTTCTAGATGGAGCCACAAGCATTCATACTCTGACATTGGATTTCCAAGGAGAAAAC CTTTGGATGCCACTACAAATAAAGGAACTCTGCCCCGCATTCAACAAGATAAGGAAGCTGTCTGTGTGTG TCTTGTAG